From Granulicella sp. WH15, the proteins below share one genomic window:
- the nuoH gene encoding NADH-quinone oxidoreductase subunit NuoH: protein MSNLTQFQTFFLLSVLKIIVVLVITLTAVAYTVLLERKVIGRMQNRWGPSRVGPGGLLQPLADGIKLFLKEDLTPLLVERPLFLIAPIIALSCALISVSVVPFGALTTFHGVDLFQIANVNIGLLVILGITSIGVYGIALSGWSSNNKFALLGSLRATSQMISYELALGLSLVGVVLRAGSLNLRTIVNSQSAHGALSWNVLGGLQIVGFLTYLISAYAETNRSPFDLPEAESELVAGYHTEYSSMKFAMFFMAEYANMITVSCVATLLFFGGAASPFGHLFPSFGGFLDTILPIFWFVIKIFAFLFLFIWVRSTLPRFRYDQLMAFGWKFLLPVAMANILATALVLALRS, encoded by the coding sequence GTGAGCAACCTGACCCAATTCCAGACCTTTTTTCTCTTGAGCGTGCTCAAGATCATTGTCGTGCTTGTGATTACGCTGACGGCCGTTGCCTACACCGTGCTGCTGGAGCGCAAGGTGATCGGCCGGATGCAGAACCGCTGGGGACCTTCGCGCGTAGGCCCGGGCGGACTGTTGCAGCCTCTGGCCGACGGCATCAAGCTCTTCCTCAAGGAAGACCTGACCCCTCTGCTTGTCGAGCGCCCTCTCTTCCTCATCGCCCCGATCATCGCGCTGAGCTGCGCGCTCATCTCCGTATCGGTGGTCCCGTTCGGCGCGCTCACGACCTTCCACGGCGTCGATCTCTTCCAGATCGCCAACGTCAACATCGGCCTGCTGGTGATCCTCGGCATTACCTCCATCGGCGTCTACGGCATCGCGCTGTCGGGCTGGTCGAGCAACAACAAGTTCGCCCTGCTGGGTTCGCTACGCGCGACCTCGCAGATGATTAGCTACGAGTTGGCGCTTGGGCTCTCGCTGGTAGGCGTCGTGCTGCGGGCCGGATCGCTGAACCTGCGCACCATCGTCAACAGCCAGTCCGCGCATGGAGCGTTGTCGTGGAACGTCCTCGGCGGCCTCCAGATCGTCGGCTTCCTGACCTACCTCATCAGCGCCTACGCCGAGACCAACCGCTCGCCCTTCGACCTCCCCGAGGCCGAGTCCGAGCTGGTCGCCGGATACCACACCGAGTACTCCTCAATGAAGTTCGCGATGTTCTTCATGGCCGAGTACGCCAACATGATTACGGTCTCCTGCGTCGCCACGCTGCTCTTCTTCGGCGGCGCGGCGAGCCCCTTCGGACACCTCTTCCCCAGCTTCGGCGGCTTCCTCGACACGATCCTGCCGATCTTCTGGTTCGTCATCAAGATCTTCGCGTTCCTGTTCCTGTTCATCTGGGTACGCTCCACGTTGCCGCGCTTCCGTTACGACCAGCTGATGGCCTTTGGCTGGAAGTTCCTGCTGCCGGTGGCGATGGCCAATATTCTTGCTACCGCACTCGTTCTTGCGCTCCGCAGTTAG
- a CDS encoding ATP synthase F0 subunit C codes for MRKLQMLFMSLAVLLLATPAFAQTGAAGTPVDLAPLAAGLGMALAAGLCGLAQGKATASAAEGLARNPGARPALFTFLILGLAFIESLALFTFVIIFLKVK; via the coding sequence ATGCGCAAGCTTCAGATGCTGTTCATGTCTCTCGCCGTGTTGCTGCTGGCAACCCCGGCGTTCGCCCAGACCGGTGCCGCTGGCACCCCCGTCGATCTCGCTCCTCTGGCTGCCGGTCTCGGCATGGCCCTCGCGGCTGGTCTCTGCGGTCTCGCCCAGGGTAAGGCAACCGCTTCGGCTGCCGAAGGTCTCGCCCGTAACCCCGGCGCGCGCCCGGCGCTGTTCACCTTCCTCATCCTCGGTCTCGCCTTCATCGAGTCGCTCGCGCTCTTCACCTTCGTCATCATCTTCCTGAAGGTCAAGTAG
- a CDS encoding molybdopterin-dependent oxidoreductase yields the protein MADVTFTVDGKKVTAPAGTLLIEACKSAGIDIPAFCYYPGLSLQAACRMCVVRIEKMPKLQTACTTPIAEGMVVSTETPEITQARKATLQLLLGNHPLDCPVCDAGGECELQDMTFKYGAAESFYAEPKNHREEQKWSPVVYFDRPRCILCYRCVRMCGEGMDVFALGVQNRGSSAIIAPNVAPSVAEDHLAHVDCEQCGMCIDACPVGALTSGTYRYKTRPWEMNHVATVCTHCGDGCKTTLGVRSTGDGSEIVRGDNRDKSGMNGDFLCNKGRYAFDFANHDDRITQPLVRQANGKLQPVSWEAAFDHVAKKLKELRETRGGESIGVIGGNRLTNEEAYLLQKFARTVLGTNNIDHHRTADHVAFAHALSGQKGRTASLRDTLTAKDVLIVGGDPTNQSPATAWNLRTNVRTNGAKLYIANDKEIKLRRQAKAFVKLQPFGYGPLASFLAGDDAAGSGAVENVEALATLRATLKSTENLLILIGSELRGQDLKHLVEFGLSIPGAKFALLSDYVNSKGAADMGLLPDLLPGYTPVGSEVFAEYKSPETPGLDMLGIFDAAAAGKLSALYVVGSNPVARYDVDPATLANTFLVVQEMFMTETAVLADVVLPAANLYEKSGSVTNHYGDLQLVKKAADRAGVRTDFEMIVRIADKMGAHIPTLIPFGKGLRADMGQTRGAQSGEADRHAVWLTANNMEPRLSPFDPFAILDEIQRLVPGYNILRLQLLSGNDQHLETAPTTVQISNRRDLVLPSGDTLFTSGTLGHYSAMLLDLQENEARKLPILDQTAAD from the coding sequence ATGGCTGACGTGACGTTTACCGTTGATGGAAAGAAGGTCACCGCACCCGCGGGGACGCTGCTGATCGAGGCCTGCAAGTCCGCGGGGATCGACATTCCTGCGTTCTGCTACTACCCCGGGCTGAGCCTGCAGGCTGCCTGCCGGATGTGCGTGGTGCGGATCGAGAAGATGCCGAAGCTGCAGACGGCCTGTACGACGCCGATTGCAGAGGGCATGGTGGTCTCGACCGAGACGCCGGAGATCACGCAGGCGCGCAAGGCGACGCTGCAACTGCTGCTGGGCAACCATCCGCTGGACTGCCCGGTGTGCGATGCGGGCGGCGAGTGCGAGTTGCAGGATATGACCTTCAAGTACGGTGCGGCCGAGTCGTTCTACGCCGAGCCGAAGAATCATCGCGAGGAGCAGAAGTGGTCGCCGGTGGTGTACTTCGACCGTCCGCGCTGCATCCTGTGCTATCGCTGCGTGCGCATGTGCGGCGAGGGCATGGACGTCTTCGCGCTGGGCGTCCAGAACCGCGGATCGTCCGCGATCATCGCGCCGAATGTTGCCCCATCTGTAGCTGAGGATCATCTTGCTCACGTGGACTGCGAGCAGTGCGGCATGTGCATCGACGCCTGCCCGGTGGGCGCGTTGACCTCGGGCACGTACCGCTATAAGACGCGGCCGTGGGAGATGAACCACGTCGCCACCGTCTGCACGCACTGCGGCGATGGCTGCAAGACCACGCTGGGCGTGCGCTCGACCGGTGACGGCTCCGAGATTGTGCGCGGCGACAACCGCGACAAGTCGGGTATGAATGGTGACTTCCTTTGTAACAAAGGACGTTACGCATTCGACTTCGCCAACCATGACGACCGCATCACGCAGCCGCTGGTTCGGCAGGCGAACGGCAAGCTCCAGCCCGTAAGCTGGGAGGCCGCGTTCGACCATGTGGCCAAGAAGTTGAAGGAACTGCGCGAGACGCGCGGCGGCGAGTCCATCGGTGTGATTGGCGGCAACCGCCTGACCAACGAAGAGGCTTACCTGCTGCAGAAGTTTGCTCGCACGGTACTGGGCACCAACAACATCGACCACCACCGCACGGCGGATCATGTGGCATTCGCGCATGCTCTGTCGGGGCAGAAGGGCCGCACGGCTTCCCTGCGCGATACGTTGACTGCGAAGGATGTACTGATCGTAGGCGGCGATCCTACCAACCAGTCTCCGGCCACGGCCTGGAACCTGCGAACCAACGTTCGGACCAACGGCGCAAAGCTATATATCGCGAACGATAAAGAGATCAAGCTGCGGCGGCAGGCGAAGGCCTTCGTCAAGTTGCAGCCGTTTGGCTACGGTCCTCTGGCGAGCTTCCTTGCGGGCGACGATGCGGCTGGTTCGGGAGCGGTAGAGAACGTCGAAGCGCTGGCCACTCTGCGCGCGACCCTGAAGAGCACCGAGAACCTGCTGATCCTGATTGGCTCCGAGCTGCGCGGACAGGATCTGAAGCACCTGGTCGAGTTCGGCCTCAGCATCCCGGGCGCGAAGTTTGCCCTGCTCTCCGACTACGTCAACTCCAAGGGCGCAGCCGATATGGGTCTGCTGCCTGATCTTCTGCCGGGCTACACCCCGGTCGGCTCCGAGGTCTTCGCCGAGTACAAGTCGCCGGAGACGCCGGGCCTGGATATGCTCGGGATCTTCGACGCCGCAGCGGCAGGCAAGCTCTCCGCACTCTACGTCGTCGGCTCGAACCCAGTGGCGCGTTATGACGTCGATCCCGCCACGCTCGCGAACACCTTCCTGGTCGTGCAGGAGATGTTCATGACCGAGACGGCGGTGCTGGCCGATGTGGTTCTTCCGGCCGCGAACCTCTATGAGAAGTCCGGCTCGGTGACCAATCACTACGGCGATCTGCAACTGGTCAAGAAGGCCGCCGACCGTGCGGGCGTCCGCACCGACTTCGAGATGATCGTGCGCATCGCCGACAAGATGGGCGCGCACATCCCGACGCTGATTCCTTTCGGCAAGGGCCTGCGTGCCGACATGGGCCAGACCCGTGGCGCACAGTCCGGCGAGGCCGATCGTCATGCAGTCTGGCTGACGGCGAACAATATGGAGCCGCGCCTCAGCCCGTTCGATCCTTTCGCGATCCTCGATGAGATCCAGCGGCTGGTGCCGGGCTACAACATCCTTCGCCTGCAACTGCTGAGCGGCAACGACCAGCACCTCGAGACCGCGCCAACCACCGTTCAGATCTCCAACCGTCGCGATCTCGTGCTGCCCTCGGGCGATACCCTGTTTACCTCTGGAACACTCGGCCACTACTCGGCGATGCTCCTTGACCTTCAAGAGAACGAGGCGCGTAAGCTGCCGATACTCGACCAGACCGCCGCCGATTAG
- the nuoK gene encoding NADH-quinone oxidoreductase subunit NuoK gives MVVPISAYLILAAVLFSIGVAAFLIKRNIISVFMSIELMLNAVNLTFVAFAHRWHAVSGQIFVFFVMVVAAAEAAVGLAIIIAIFRSRQTLNVDQINLMKS, from the coding sequence ATGGTTGTGCCTATCTCGGCGTACCTCATTCTTGCAGCCGTTCTCTTTTCGATCGGCGTGGCTGCCTTCCTCATCAAGCGCAACATCATCAGCGTCTTCATGTCCATCGAGCTGATGCTCAATGCGGTCAACCTCACCTTCGTGGCGTTCGCGCATCGCTGGCACGCCGTCTCCGGACAAATCTTCGTATTCTTCGTGATGGTGGTGGCAGCGGCTGAGGCCGCCGTCGGACTCGCCATCATCATCGCCATCTTCCGTTCACGACAGACCCTGAACGTCGACCAGATCAATCTGATGAAGTCGTAG
- a CDS encoding NADH-quinone oxidoreductase subunit N: MSPNLLALLPELILTAFGVLIMLAEPCLAPGLSRKPLGWLAIIGTLAAGYASYFQLRFGTVSAFYGTLQIDAFSVFFHLLIASVLLATLLISLDYFDNPHGHAGEYFALVLFGSVGMMLMTCSVELLMVFVGLEISSISTYILAGFRKGKATSAESSIKYFLLGSFATAFFLYGIALAFGATGGTSIAAIAGGLATSTTPRMAFLALGMIIIGLSFKVSAAPFHVWTPDVYQGAPAPVVGLMSTAPKAAAFAVLLRITFIGFPQMQHRWSILIWILAALSMTIGNLGALLQTNVKRMLAYSSIAHAGYLLAAFTAFPQDGIAAACFYTASYAAMNVGAFAVITQITGSSEHTRSFEDYTGVAIRRPLLGALLSFFLLSMIGIPFTGGFFAKFYVFSAAVHGGHVWLAIVGLLNSGVACFYYLRLITVMYTRHRHPEANERATSTPLSVPAYLGLAATALATLMLGVLPGRVLNLANRASLSSRQPATVPYLSAGCTPNSETPCVKE; the protein is encoded by the coding sequence ATGTCCCCGAACCTCCTTGCACTTTTGCCGGAGTTGATTCTCACGGCCTTCGGCGTGCTGATTATGCTCGCCGAGCCCTGCCTGGCCCCTGGCCTCTCGCGTAAGCCGCTCGGCTGGCTGGCGATCATCGGCACCCTCGCCGCGGGCTACGCCAGCTACTTCCAGCTTCGCTTCGGCACGGTGAGTGCCTTCTACGGCACCCTCCAGATCGACGCCTTCTCGGTCTTCTTCCATCTGCTCATCGCCTCTGTTCTTCTGGCGACGCTGCTGATCTCGCTCGACTACTTCGACAACCCGCATGGGCACGCCGGTGAGTACTTCGCGCTGGTGCTCTTCGGCTCCGTCGGCATGATGCTGATGACCTGCTCGGTCGAGCTGCTGATGGTCTTCGTCGGCCTCGAGATCTCGTCCATCTCGACCTACATTCTAGCCGGTTTCCGCAAGGGCAAGGCCACCAGCGCGGAGTCCAGCATCAAGTACTTCCTGCTCGGTTCGTTTGCGACCGCGTTCTTCCTCTACGGCATCGCGCTGGCCTTCGGCGCGACTGGCGGAACCTCCATCGCGGCGATTGCCGGTGGACTCGCCACCTCCACAACTCCCCGGATGGCCTTCCTGGCGCTGGGCATGATTATCATTGGCCTCAGCTTCAAGGTCTCCGCCGCGCCGTTCCATGTGTGGACGCCCGACGTCTACCAGGGCGCTCCGGCCCCCGTCGTCGGCCTCATGTCCACCGCTCCCAAGGCCGCGGCCTTCGCGGTTCTGCTGCGCATCACCTTCATCGGCTTCCCCCAGATGCAGCATCGCTGGTCAATCCTGATCTGGATTCTCGCGGCACTCTCAATGACCATCGGCAATCTCGGTGCGCTGCTGCAAACGAACGTCAAACGGATGCTGGCCTACTCGTCCATCGCCCACGCAGGCTACCTGCTCGCGGCCTTCACGGCGTTCCCGCAGGACGGCATCGCGGCAGCTTGCTTCTACACCGCTTCTTACGCCGCCATGAACGTAGGCGCCTTCGCGGTTATCACGCAGATCACCGGTTCCTCCGAGCATACGCGCTCGTTCGAGGACTACACCGGCGTGGCCATCCGTCGGCCTCTGCTGGGCGCGCTGCTCTCGTTCTTCCTTCTGTCGATGATCGGTATTCCCTTCACCGGTGGCTTCTTTGCCAAGTTTTACGTCTTCTCCGCCGCCGTGCATGGCGGCCACGTATGGCTCGCCATCGTCGGCCTGCTCAACTCCGGCGTAGCCTGCTTCTACTACCTCCGCCTGATCACCGTGATGTACACGCGGCATCGTCATCCCGAGGCCAACGAGCGTGCAACCAGCACACCTCTCTCAGTGCCCGCGTACCTCGGCCTTGCCGCCACCGCACTGGCTACCCTGATGCTGGGTGTGCTTCCGGGACGGGTTCTGAATCTCGCAAACCGTGCATCCCTAAGTAGCCGCCAGCCCGCGACGGTTCCCTACCTCTCGGCTGGTTGTACCCCCAATTCGGAAACTCCCTGCGTCAAGGAATAA
- a CDS encoding amino acid racemase gives MPQHIGIVACSAEGAALCYRTICVEGAKLLGEHAHPEISLHTYSLAEYMQCIYRDDWQGVAELMLASANKLAGIGADFLICPDNTIHQSLPFVQSRSPLPWLHIAEVVAMEASARGFQRIGLTGTRYLVESEVYPEKLSAHGLEYTRPSAMERETINRIIFNELVYGIITPEALADFQRIIGRMKAEGCDAVVLGCTEIPLLMNDTNSPLPTLDSTRLLARAALHRATRL, from the coding sequence ATGCCCCAGCATATCGGCATCGTCGCCTGTTCCGCTGAGGGCGCTGCGCTCTGCTACCGGACGATCTGTGTAGAGGGCGCAAAGCTCCTCGGAGAACATGCCCATCCGGAGATATCGCTCCACACCTACTCGCTCGCGGAGTATATGCAGTGCATCTACCGCGATGACTGGCAGGGTGTGGCTGAGTTAATGCTGGCATCGGCGAACAAGCTGGCCGGCATCGGCGCTGACTTCCTGATCTGCCCCGACAACACCATCCACCAGTCTCTTCCCTTCGTCCAATCCAGGTCGCCGCTGCCGTGGCTACACATCGCCGAGGTGGTGGCTATGGAGGCGTCGGCACGTGGATTCCAGCGCATCGGCCTGACCGGAACCCGCTATCTGGTTGAGAGCGAAGTCTATCCCGAGAAGCTCTCCGCACATGGACTCGAGTACACGCGTCCCTCCGCAATGGAGCGTGAGACGATCAACCGCATCATCTTCAATGAGCTGGTCTACGGGATCATCACTCCGGAGGCTCTGGCCGACTTCCAGCGGATCATCGGCCGAATGAAGGCTGAGGGCTGCGATGCAGTTGTGCTCGGCTGCACTGAGATTCCGCTGTTGATGAACGATACAAACTCGCCACTTCCGACGCTCGACTCCACGCGCCTTTTGGCACGGGCTGCCCTGCATCGAGCTACCCGGCTATAG
- a CDS encoding NADH-quinone oxidoreductase subunit J, translated as MQLALFIIFAALAILGALNLLLQRHPINSALSLVVVMMSLAVLYWTLGAEFLAAAQVIVYSGAVMVLFVFVIMLLNAGEEEHTTGSRAAYFAGIPGAAAVFCLLSFIFLTESSAIGNAQLGGFLNDPVNNIAQISRVLFTRLLLPFEVTSVLILVAILGAVVLARKEEQ; from the coding sequence ATGCAACTCGCACTCTTCATCATCTTCGCCGCGCTGGCCATACTAGGAGCGCTCAACCTGCTGCTGCAGCGGCATCCGATCAACAGCGCACTCTCGCTCGTGGTGGTCATGATGTCGCTTGCGGTCCTCTATTGGACTCTGGGAGCCGAGTTTCTGGCAGCAGCGCAGGTGATCGTTTATTCGGGCGCGGTCATGGTGCTCTTCGTCTTTGTCATCATGCTGTTGAACGCGGGTGAGGAAGAGCATACGACCGGAAGCCGCGCGGCTTACTTTGCCGGAATCCCCGGCGCGGCCGCCGTCTTCTGCCTGCTCAGCTTCATCTTCCTCACCGAGTCGAGCGCCATCGGCAACGCACAGCTCGGCGGCTTCCTGAACGATCCGGTGAACAACATCGCCCAGATCAGCCGTGTACTCTTTACCCGGCTGCTGCTGCCCTTCGAGGTGACCTCGGTCCTGATCCTGGTCGCGATTCTCGGCGCAGTCGTGCTGGCACGCAAGGAGGAGCAGTAA
- the nuoL gene encoding NADH-quinone oxidoreductase subunit L, with the protein MPPSLLWLIPLLPFTGFLINGTLGRKLPRAVVAGIALLFTAVPAAIVLWLWQTMLSSGTEKLQVVGAPWIAITGFQVNFAFTVDHLTMIMLAVITGVGFLIHLYSVGYMAHEDGQWRFFAYLNLFMFFMSILVLAESFLLLFVGWEGVGLASYLLIGFYFKKDSAANAGKKAFIVNRIGDFGFLLAMFLLIQHFGTLNFTQIFAAITAHPEWQGGILTAIALLLVVGATGKSAQIPLYVWLPDAMEGPTPVSALIHAATMVTAGIYMVARCHTLFDRSPYALGVVAIIGAATAIFAAAIGMVQHDIKRVLAYSTISQLGYMFLACGVAAYSAAIFHLLTHAFFKALLFLAAGSVIHALSGEQDMRLMGGLRKKIPVTFWTMTMGVIAIAGIPPWAGFFSKDEILYNVFISANPLGKLLWFVGLVTAGMTSFYMFRLWFKTFWGESRFEASHQEHGHDDPGHAHGVHESPWIMLFPLAVLAVLSVIGGWVGVPGALGGHNEIEHFLDPVFAAPKVAEAAGSTGLELGLAVVSVLVALLGLGVAYFFYCRKPGTAAAIADKAKPLYNLVVGKFYIDEIYNAIFVTGLLGFTRLILGGLVDRGLVDGSGKLATFVAVDSAAVTRRMQSGNIRSYAGWLALGAAFVMAVMIFGRTFLTH; encoded by the coding sequence ATGCCCCCTTCCCTTCTCTGGCTGATTCCGCTTCTGCCATTCACCGGCTTCCTCATCAACGGGACGCTGGGCCGCAAGCTGCCGCGCGCCGTCGTAGCCGGCATTGCGCTTCTGTTTACCGCGGTTCCCGCCGCGATCGTTCTATGGCTCTGGCAGACGATGCTGTCGAGCGGCACCGAGAAGCTCCAGGTCGTGGGTGCTCCGTGGATCGCGATCACCGGCTTCCAGGTCAACTTCGCCTTCACGGTCGATCACCTGACGATGATCATGCTCGCCGTCATCACCGGCGTCGGCTTCCTGATCCACCTCTACTCGGTCGGCTACATGGCGCACGAGGACGGCCAATGGCGCTTCTTTGCCTACCTGAACCTCTTCATGTTCTTCATGTCGATCCTGGTGCTGGCGGAGAGCTTCCTGCTGCTCTTCGTCGGCTGGGAGGGCGTCGGCCTCGCCTCGTACCTGCTGATCGGCTTCTACTTCAAGAAGGACTCGGCAGCGAACGCCGGCAAGAAGGCGTTCATCGTCAACCGCATCGGCGACTTCGGCTTCCTGCTCGCCATGTTCCTGCTGATCCAGCACTTCGGCACGCTGAACTTCACGCAGATCTTCGCGGCCATCACAGCGCATCCCGAGTGGCAGGGCGGCATCCTTACCGCTATCGCATTGCTCCTGGTCGTCGGCGCGACGGGTAAGTCCGCACAGATTCCCCTGTACGTCTGGCTACCCGACGCCATGGAAGGCCCCACGCCGGTCTCGGCCCTGATCCACGCCGCGACCATGGTGACGGCGGGCATCTACATGGTGGCACGCTGCCACACGCTCTTTGACCGCTCGCCCTATGCGCTGGGCGTGGTCGCGATCATCGGCGCGGCAACCGCGATCTTCGCCGCCGCCATCGGCATGGTGCAGCACGACATCAAGCGCGTGCTGGCCTACTCGACCATCTCGCAGCTCGGCTACATGTTCCTCGCCTGCGGCGTCGCTGCCTACTCGGCCGCGATCTTCCACCTGCTGACCCACGCCTTCTTCAAGGCGCTGCTCTTCCTCGCGGCCGGTTCGGTCATCCACGCCCTCAGCGGAGAGCAGGATATGCGCCTGATGGGCGGGCTGCGGAAGAAGATTCCCGTCACCTTCTGGACCATGACGATGGGCGTCATCGCCATCGCCGGAATCCCGCCCTGGGCTGGCTTCTTCTCCAAGGATGAGATCCTCTACAACGTCTTCATCTCGGCCAATCCCCTGGGCAAGCTGCTCTGGTTCGTCGGCCTGGTCACCGCCGGTATGACCTCGTTCTACATGTTCCGGCTCTGGTTCAAGACCTTCTGGGGCGAGTCGCGGTTCGAAGCTTCGCATCAGGAGCACGGTCACGATGACCCCGGCCACGCGCACGGTGTGCACGAGTCCCCGTGGATCATGCTCTTCCCGCTCGCAGTCCTCGCAGTCCTCTCGGTGATCGGCGGGTGGGTTGGAGTTCCCGGCGCCCTCGGCGGACACAACGAGATCGAGCACTTCCTCGATCCGGTCTTTGCCGCACCTAAGGTCGCCGAGGCTGCTGGCTCTACCGGACTCGAACTCGGTCTGGCCGTAGTCTCTGTCCTCGTCGCGCTGCTGGGTCTGGGCGTCGCTTACTTCTTCTACTGCCGCAAGCCGGGCACGGCAGCGGCCATCGCCGACAAGGCGAAGCCGCTCTACAACCTCGTTGTGGGCAAGTTCTACATCGACGAGATCTACAACGCCATCTTCGTCACCGGCCTGCTCGGATTCACCCGCCTTATCCTCGGCGGTCTGGTCGATCGCGGCCTCGTCGATGGCTCGGGCAAGCTTGCAACATTTGTAGCTGTCGACTCTGCCGCAGTCACGCGGCGTATGCAATCGGGCAATATTCGTTCCTACGCGGGCTGGCTCGCACTGGGCGCGGCGTTCGTCATGGCAGTGATGATCTTTGGCCGCACATTCTTGACGCACTAG
- a CDS encoding NADH-quinone oxidoreductase subunit M translates to MNLDHSILTLITFVPLAGAIVLALLPDRGKTMQWGALIVTLVTFALTLHLPAHYNHAASGFQFTQDSDWIAAPAIRYHLGVDGLSMWLIVLTGFLAPLGVLASWNVISSRHKTFYVLFLLQQVAMLGIFVALDLFLYYAFWELSLVPMTILIATFGRTEKRRNAAIKYFLYAFIPSALLLVGMLWLYVKTGTFDLPKLAALATAHGISTNSAALWICSLAFLVAFAVKVPIFPLHGWLSDAIFEAPTAAVMVLAGKTGLYSILRISFSIFPTESRRIAPLMMALGAIGIVYGALIAITRKDMKRLAAYSTLGHLSFITLGIFTFTVAGLDGGIYQILNHGISGGALFLLLGFLYERYGTYDMRELGGLAQLLPWMVTLYVITALSNIGLPMLNSFVGEFLILSGSMQSVFCHHIAWTVLGTTGVIFSAGYMLLLIQRVFYGNLGRKPEEIAPRDLGTREQLAVWPTVALMLLMGVASPYWMHAIDQAGTAIAQGTAAVSAEPAARLELNSELKTASLKELDRLAQVGGKH, encoded by the coding sequence ATGAATTTAGATCACTCCATCCTGACGCTCATCACCTTCGTCCCCCTCGCGGGAGCGATCGTGCTCGCGCTGCTGCCCGACCGCGGCAAGACGATGCAGTGGGGCGCGCTGATCGTAACGCTGGTCACCTTCGCGCTCACCCTGCACCTGCCCGCGCACTACAACCACGCAGCCTCCGGCTTCCAGTTCACGCAGGACAGCGACTGGATCGCGGCCCCGGCCATCCGTTACCACCTCGGCGTCGACGGCCTCTCGATGTGGCTCATCGTCCTGACGGGCTTCCTCGCCCCTCTCGGCGTACTCGCCTCCTGGAATGTCATCTCCAGCCGCCACAAGACCTTCTACGTACTCTTCCTGCTGCAGCAGGTGGCGATGCTGGGCATCTTCGTCGCGCTCGACCTCTTCCTCTACTACGCGTTCTGGGAGCTTTCGCTCGTTCCCATGACCATCCTGATCGCCACCTTCGGCCGCACCGAAAAGCGCCGCAACGCCGCGATCAAGTACTTCCTCTACGCCTTCATTCCCTCGGCCCTGCTGCTGGTCGGAATGCTCTGGCTCTACGTGAAGACGGGCACCTTCGATCTGCCCAAGCTCGCGGCCCTGGCCACGGCGCACGGCATCTCCACCAACTCGGCAGCCCTTTGGATCTGCTCGCTGGCCTTCCTCGTGGCCTTCGCCGTCAAGGTGCCGATCTTCCCGCTGCACGGCTGGCTGAGCGACGCCATCTTCGAGGCTCCTACCGCCGCTGTGATGGTGCTCGCCGGAAAGACCGGCCTCTACTCCATCCTGCGCATCTCCTTCTCCATCTTCCCCACCGAGTCGCGGCGCATCGCTCCGCTGATGATGGCGCTGGGCGCGATCGGCATCGTCTACGGCGCACTGATCGCCATCACCCGCAAGGACATGAAGCGCTTGGCCGCATACTCCACGCTGGGCCACCTCTCGTTCATCACGCTCGGCATCTTCACCTTCACCGTCGCGGGCCTTGACGGCGGTATCTACCAGATCCTGAACCACGGTATCTCGGGCGGCGCGCTCTTCCTTCTACTCGGCTTCCTGTACGAGCGCTACGGCACCTACGATATGCGCGAACTCGGCGGCCTCGCCCAACTGCTCCCCTGGATGGTGACACTCTACGTCATCACCGCGCTCTCGAACATCGGCCTGCCCATGCTCAACAGCTTCGTCGGCGAGTTCCTCATCCTTTCCGGCTCCATGCAGAGCGTCTTCTGCCACCACATCGCGTGGACGGTACTGGGCACAACCGGCGTCATCTTCAGCGCGGGCTACATGCTGCTGCTGATCCAGCGCGTCTTCTACGGAAACCTCGGCCGCAAGCCGGAGGAGATCGCACCGCGCGATCTGGGCACCCGTGAGCAGCTCGCAGTATGGCCGACGGTGGCTCTCATGCTCCTGATGGGTGTGGCCTCGCCTTACTGGATGCACGCCATCGACCAGGCTGGAACCGCCATCGCTCAGGGCACGGCAGCCGTCTCGGCTGAACCTGCAGCCCGGCTTGAACTCAACTCCGAACTCAAAACGGCTTCTCTGAAAGAACTGGACCGCCTGGCTCAGGTTGGAGGTAAGCACTAA